From the genome of Candidatus Nitrosocosmicus oleophilus, one region includes:
- a CDS encoding Glu/Leu/Phe/Val family dehydrogenase — MESSGWSEMDEWGPEKILQVYDPDTGMKGVLVIDNTSTGPGKGGIRFAESVTLTEVFKLARTMTWKCASAGLPFGGAKGGILANPGKVNQVEWIKSFAKMIKPYCPSQYIAATDVGTTELDMAVFAHEIGDMRACTGKPQELGGIPHELGTTGYGVSVALRTTIDFLKDIKRKGLDISKPLLALTNTLDKKRNDFKIVIQGFGNVGSFTAKFLNDLNIKVIGVSDVSGFVFDDNGLDIPKLMSDMKDKSKLSDLPVDNHNHQNHSYNILDKDEIFNVDSDIFIPAALTGVINDKTAPKLLEHNVKIIVEGANIPTTPTADQYLVDNNILIIPDFLANSGGVIGSFVEYQGRTEKEAFDLIEYKITNNVKRALYNSLSLTDQKDDTSEFNVRKVAMETAKQIVYRAMLLRKGAISVAREAYARKERVIY; from the coding sequence ATGGAGAGCTCCGGGTGGTCTGAAATGGATGAGTGGGGCCCAGAAAAAATATTGCAGGTGTATGACCCTGACACTGGTATGAAAGGTGTTTTGGTTATTGACAATACCTCTACTGGTCCTGGCAAAGGAGGAATAAGGTTTGCAGAAAGTGTTACTCTTACAGAGGTTTTTAAGCTCGCAAGAACAATGACTTGGAAATGTGCGTCAGCAGGACTACCATTCGGCGGTGCTAAAGGAGGAATTCTGGCCAACCCAGGTAAAGTAAATCAAGTAGAATGGATTAAATCCTTTGCTAAAATGATAAAACCCTATTGTCCCTCCCAATATATTGCAGCTACTGACGTTGGAACAACCGAATTGGATATGGCAGTATTTGCACATGAGATCGGAGATATGCGAGCATGTACTGGTAAGCCGCAAGAACTTGGAGGAATTCCTCACGAACTAGGTACAACTGGTTATGGTGTAAGTGTTGCACTAAGAACCACAATAGACTTTTTAAAAGACATCAAACGTAAAGGATTAGATATTTCCAAACCTCTTCTCGCTCTCACAAACACCTTAGACAAGAAAAGAAATGATTTTAAAATAGTTATTCAGGGATTTGGCAATGTAGGTTCATTTACTGCAAAATTTCTAAATGATTTAAATATAAAAGTTATAGGCGTTAGTGATGTCTCGGGGTTTGTATTTGATGATAATGGTTTGGATATTCCGAAATTAATGAGCGACATGAAAGACAAGTCCAAGTTAAGTGATCTACCAGTAGATAATCATAATCATCAAAACCACTCTTATAATATTTTAGATAAAGACGAAATTTTTAATGTAGATTCAGATATTTTTATTCCTGCAGCTTTGACCGGTGTTATCAACGATAAGACTGCCCCCAAGTTATTAGAGCATAATGTAAAGATAATTGTAGAGGGTGCAAATATTCCAACAACTCCTACAGCTGATCAATATTTAGTGGATAATAATATTTTAATCATACCCGATTTTCTTGCAAATTCTGGTGGTGTAATCGGATCATTTGTTGAGTATCAAGGTCGAACAGAAAAAGAAGCCTTTGATCTAATAGAATATAAAATTACAAATAATGTTAAAAGAGCACTTTACAATTCACTTTCATTAACTGACCAGAAAGATGATACTTCAGAATTTAATGTTAGAAAGGTTGCGATGGAAACAGCAAAACAAATAGTATATAGAGCAATGTTATTAAGAAAAGGCGCAATTAGTGTCGCAAGAGAAGCATATGCAAGAAAGGAACGAGTAATTTATTAG
- a CDS encoding DDE-type integrase/transposase/recombinase, whose amino-acid sequence MITRNKTPSKYVYYGLYLYFSGLLLRRAAERLSYIFKRNHVSIWNWIQKYHPKRISSKRKRIAEYIIDETLIKVGSQYIWLWVAIEPRNRQILALNISKERNMLIAERFISGLVRIHGKHPVSTDRGTWYPQACRFLNLDHHIHSHYEKSIIERKMQYIKDRAESFDDYFPCKMKNCNLNHIINWLTLFVDYHNKERNR is encoded by the coding sequence ATGATTACCAGAAACAAAACACCTTCAAAGTACGTATACTATGGTCTGTATTTGTATTTTTCAGGTCTATTGCTTAGGAGAGCAGCCGAAAGATTATCTTATATTTTCAAACGAAATCATGTTTCTATTTGGAACTGGATTCAAAAGTATCATCCCAAAAGGATATCATCAAAGAGAAAAAGGATCGCAGAATATATTATAGATGAAACACTGATCAAGGTTGGTTCTCAATATATCTGGCTTTGGGTAGCCATAGAACCAAGAAACAGACAAATTCTCGCACTAAACATATCTAAGGAAAGAAACATGCTCATAGCAGAGAGATTTATTTCCGGTTTAGTAAGGATTCACGGAAAGCATCCAGTATCTACAGACAGAGGTACGTGGTATCCTCAAGCATGCAGGTTCTTGAACCTTGATCACCACATTCATTCCCACTACGAGAAAAGTATCATAGAAAGGAAGATGCAGTACATCAAGGATAGGGCTGAAAGTTTCGATGACTACTTTCCATGCAAAATGAAGAATTGTAATCTAAATCACATAATCAATTGGTTGACTCTATTTGTAGATTATCACAACAAGGAGAGAAACCGTTAA
- a CDS encoding multicopper oxidase domain-containing protein, which yields MSYNNDNNHTRWIKKINVLYSVVIATLILSSTMTAPGIARGIESFIPMTQTNNDDGKVFDTISSKVSSNTTDGNMVLNSSSAVHDIVIKEQVLPDGEPAYKMIQHIINQTNGTKLNITNNYSTIATIPGPAIVISEGDKALITINHLGGNTTQEDFVASNPGTYVYQDEELGDRGLYGVVIVNPKDRMTEALVDGKITTIPLDELDKEVLLFMVGSTFWGMEVDRNGTQTPLWTNPVPVAEENQKIRFHIVGIGPSSNPNGHSHTFHLHAHRWVDPGTSNIIDVKEIHPGKTHVFVIDAGDGVGPGDWQYHCHVFSHMEAGMMSTFKVLSANASSQVKAMMTEDKSTQKSIPGASPYKNFASFSISDEPGKWFTNLKGDISNTGSESLAIINKSGTVNFMMDSTHGVHTVTSIIYPKNASHMPFSQMMAYKGGAIVNLDEPGLYVFACSLHPFMLAAVIVDDPDTEGLDLGEELTLINGVTIPTNSDLALKLLRTFFIATSPPNWQDYTNISQPWHVSYPDVDARITNGTVVNVKDVLEKTYGQNITLTPLSNPTVPAVGEIWIDTQFEKTAGKTKPGTATAINGTTWNVSKKVALPEINMNNPHNMWTDKNQELIYQTQWFDNRTTIFDRTTGELVKDIQVGDDPSHVMTGTTTDKLYIALNGEDGVTVVSSNPEFNLEKFILLQSPSAPSTHPHGHWMSSDDRYMVTPDALTGTTTIYDMMQDKIIGKVKTGVSPVAVGMMPDGSKSYVADFFDSTMSVINTTNATLIKKINLLANYDPITGNTTGPVGFLPIQTPVSPDGQYIVTANTGGTITILDTDTDQVVKELPCDAGCHGVNFGAKKGGGYYAYVSSTFSNEAIVVDGDPNNDGNPVDASIAGKVSLVASNDTITDDKITDLEGTGGQGVLAIPNIYDGWVQNLPNYWKSSLTEKQQNPLTINP from the coding sequence ATGTCATACAACAACGATAATAACCATACTAGATGGATCAAGAAAATTAATGTTCTTTATTCCGTAGTCATTGCAACGCTAATTTTGTCTTCAACAATGACAGCTCCCGGGATAGCACGAGGAATTGAATCATTTATTCCAATGACTCAGACAAATAACGATGATGGTAAGGTATTTGATACTATATCATCTAAAGTTTCGTCAAATACAACTGATGGAAACATGGTTCTAAATTCAAGTTCTGCTGTACATGACATAGTGATTAAAGAGCAGGTACTACCAGATGGTGAGCCAGCATATAAAATGATTCAACACATAATTAATCAAACTAATGGTACTAAATTAAACATCACAAATAACTATAGTACTATCGCCACCATTCCTGGACCGGCTATAGTGATAAGCGAGGGTGACAAGGCCCTTATAACAATCAACCATCTAGGTGGAAATACAACCCAAGAAGATTTTGTTGCATCTAATCCAGGAACATACGTATATCAAGATGAAGAATTAGGTGATAGAGGACTATATGGAGTAGTTATTGTTAATCCTAAGGATAGGATGACAGAGGCCCTTGTAGATGGAAAAATAACAACCATACCTCTTGATGAATTGGATAAAGAAGTCCTATTGTTTATGGTGGGGTCAACCTTTTGGGGGATGGAAGTAGATAGGAACGGTACGCAAACTCCTCTGTGGACAAATCCAGTACCTGTAGCAGAAGAGAATCAAAAGATCCGTTTCCACATTGTTGGAATAGGCCCGTCATCAAACCCCAATGGTCACTCTCATACATTCCATTTACATGCTCACAGATGGGTCGATCCGGGTACAAGTAATATCATTGATGTAAAAGAAATCCATCCAGGTAAGACCCATGTATTTGTCATAGATGCAGGCGATGGTGTGGGTCCTGGCGACTGGCAATACCATTGTCATGTGTTCTCTCATATGGAAGCAGGCATGATGTCTACCTTTAAGGTACTTTCTGCCAACGCATCCTCACAAGTAAAGGCAATGATGACAGAAGACAAGTCGACCCAAAAAAGTATTCCTGGCGCATCACCCTACAAAAACTTTGCATCATTTTCAATTAGTGATGAACCAGGTAAATGGTTTACAAATCTCAAAGGCGACATATCAAACACAGGTAGCGAATCACTAGCGATAATAAACAAGTCTGGAACAGTTAACTTTATGATGGATAGTACACATGGCGTTCACACCGTAACTAGCATAATATATCCTAAGAACGCTAGCCACATGCCATTTAGTCAAATGATGGCATACAAGGGAGGAGCAATAGTAAACCTTGACGAGCCTGGATTATATGTATTTGCATGCAGTCTTCATCCTTTCATGCTTGCTGCAGTCATTGTTGATGATCCGGATACAGAGGGACTGGACTTGGGCGAAGAACTTACTTTGATAAACGGAGTTACGATTCCTACAAATAGTGATTTGGCCTTAAAGTTGTTAAGGACATTCTTTATTGCAACTTCTCCACCAAACTGGCAGGATTATACAAATATCTCCCAACCATGGCACGTTTCATATCCTGATGTAGATGCTAGAATAACAAACGGGACTGTCGTTAATGTCAAAGACGTATTAGAAAAGACATATGGTCAAAACATTACTTTGACTCCTTTGTCAAATCCAACGGTTCCTGCAGTGGGAGAAATATGGATTGATACACAGTTTGAAAAAACTGCTGGCAAGACTAAACCGGGAACTGCTACGGCCATTAACGGTACCACTTGGAACGTAAGTAAGAAAGTTGCTTTGCCTGAAATCAATATGAATAATCCTCACAACATGTGGACTGACAAAAATCAAGAACTCATTTACCAAACTCAGTGGTTTGATAACAGAACAACCATATTTGACCGCACAACTGGTGAGCTTGTAAAGGACATACAAGTTGGAGATGACCCATCTCATGTAATGACTGGAACTACAACTGACAAACTGTATATAGCGCTAAACGGTGAAGATGGAGTAACTGTGGTGTCATCGAATCCTGAATTTAATCTTGAAAAGTTTATCTTGTTACAATCTCCATCAGCACCCTCAACTCATCCACACGGTCATTGGATGAGTTCTGATGACAGATACATGGTAACTCCAGATGCGCTTACTGGAACTACAACCATATATGATATGATGCAAGATAAAATAATCGGAAAAGTAAAGACTGGCGTATCCCCTGTTGCAGTTGGAATGATGCCGGATGGTAGTAAATCATACGTTGCAGACTTTTTTGACAGTACTATGAGTGTCATAAATACTACCAACGCTACGCTGATAAAGAAAATTAACCTCCTCGCCAATTACGATCCAATAACAGGTAATACAACTGGGCCGGTCGGTTTTCTTCCAATACAGACACCTGTAAGTCCAGATGGTCAATATATAGTAACAGCAAATACCGGCGGAACAATAACAATACTGGATACCGACACTGATCAGGTAGTAAAAGAATTACCATGTGATGCCGGATGTCACGGAGTTAATTTCGGTGCAAAGAAAGGGGGTGGATATTATGCATACGTTTCAAGTACCTTCTCAAATGAGGCCATAGTAGTAGATGGGGATCCAAACAATGATGGAAATCCGGTGGATGCATCGATTGCTGGAAAGGTATCACTTGTTGCTTCAAATGATACAATAACTGATGACAAAATAACAGATTTAGAGGGAACAGGAGGGCAAGGAGTACTAGCGATTCCTAATATTTATGATGGCTGGGTGCAAAACCTGCCAAACTATTGGAAAAGCAGCTTAACCGAGAAGCAACAAAATCCTCTGACAATCAATCCATGA
- a CDS encoding multicopper oxidase domain-containing protein: protein MIVANSLPSSSAINVFAQSNPRIEQENHHVKSHEIEMGVDELSGDRIAYNLNSYLVRDVTSNETKDITSNYTNETTIPGPTIIVNEGDEVIITLVNEMGWGYPGVHTHGAHYKITSDGTLKELNKVSDQAASPTKPFTVKWDAANGTAGSWPFHDHTIGRNVLGKSMDGLETVGLFSSIIINPSDGKVNALINGVPKQVNVSDIDKDYILFVNDDVFWGTEVDYSKGGKHTQLGTNPTLTAANNSIVRFNIQSTGNEFHNFTMDNIEWLSPGTNKVINSHIIGPLANHVFTIEANKNSSYYDNSTINLLGGMKGDFVISDSLDAQVFENSVNKEVV from the coding sequence TTGATAGTTGCAAATTCTCTACCATCAAGTAGTGCTATTAACGTATTTGCTCAGTCTAACCCAAGGATAGAACAAGAAAACCATCATGTAAAATCCCATGAAATTGAGATGGGAGTGGATGAACTAAGCGGAGATCGAATTGCTTACAATCTCAACAGTTATTTAGTTCGAGATGTTACTAGTAATGAAACTAAGGATATTACTTCCAACTATACTAATGAGACTACTATTCCTGGGCCTACCATCATAGTAAATGAAGGTGATGAGGTAATTATCACACTCGTTAATGAAATGGGATGGGGTTATCCAGGTGTTCACACTCATGGTGCGCATTATAAAATAACTAGTGACGGAACATTAAAGGAATTAAACAAGGTTTCTGATCAGGCTGCTTCTCCTACAAAACCATTTACTGTTAAATGGGATGCTGCAAATGGTACGGCTGGCTCATGGCCTTTTCATGATCATACCATTGGAAGAAATGTTTTAGGAAAAAGCATGGATGGTCTTGAGACAGTAGGGCTTTTTTCAAGTATAATTATAAATCCCTCTGACGGAAAGGTAAATGCTTTGATTAATGGTGTTCCAAAACAGGTAAATGTCAGCGACATCGACAAAGATTATATTTTATTTGTCAATGATGATGTGTTTTGGGGAACTGAAGTAGATTATTCAAAGGGTGGAAAGCATACACAATTGGGAACCAATCCGACATTAACTGCAGCCAATAATAGTATCGTTAGATTCAATATTCAATCGACAGGAAACGAATTTCACAATTTCACAATGGATAATATTGAATGGCTAAGTCCGGGAACAAACAAGGTTATCAACTCTCATATAATAGGTCCTCTTGCAAATCATGTTTTTACTATTGAAGCCAACAAAAATTCAAGCTACTATGATAATTCGACAATTAACCTTCTCGGAGGTATGAAGGGAGATTTTGTTATATCCGATTCTTTAGATGCACAAGTATTTGAAAATTCAGTAAATAAAGAGGTGGTTTGA
- a CDS encoding universal stress protein: MPFNRILVPYDTSKLSIKALEKAIELSTVDKTQIFVLHVINEIPLPIHFSKIESKNNEVIISPLVNKIHNEIKNEMIVIMKDVKNKYTENNVYITTEIKIGDPAEKIIDFTKQNNTDLIVMGSSGHKGISGMFRKLGSVARKVAEEVDCAVLIVR, from the coding sequence ATGCCTTTTAATCGTATACTAGTACCTTATGATACCTCCAAGTTGTCCATCAAGGCCTTGGAAAAAGCTATAGAATTATCTACGGTGGATAAAACTCAAATCTTTGTACTACATGTAATTAACGAAATTCCTTTACCGATTCATTTTTCAAAAATAGAATCAAAAAACAATGAAGTGATCATATCTCCGTTAGTTAATAAGATTCATAATGAGATAAAGAATGAAATGATTGTGATTATGAAGGATGTCAAAAACAAGTATACTGAAAACAATGTTTATATTACCACAGAAATTAAAATAGGTGATCCTGCTGAAAAAATTATAGACTTTACTAAACAGAATAACACCGATCTCATTGTAATGGGTAGCAGTGGACATAAAGGAATTTCAGGAATGTTTAGGAAATTGGGAAGTGTTGCAAGAAAGGTTGCGGAAGAAGTAGACTGTGCAGTATTAATAGTAAGATAA
- a CDS encoding universal stress protein — MDIKVILVPYDGSHFSENALEYAVYLAKSIFLGDPKKRIIKILMLHVVEEIPFTKTLLGKVKINRENKNTSLNEHANSIYLETKTLMQKDMNEKKKAYKSIDGVKLESIFLYGDPTNHIIDYSNNNRVDLIVMGSNGLQGLAKIRGLGSVSRKVSEAVSCPMTIIR, encoded by the coding sequence TTGGACATAAAAGTCATTTTGGTGCCATATGATGGTTCTCACTTTTCCGAAAACGCATTGGAGTATGCAGTATATTTAGCAAAATCGATCTTTTTAGGTGATCCAAAAAAGCGAATCATTAAAATCTTAATGCTACATGTAGTAGAGGAAATACCCTTTACAAAAACTCTTTTAGGTAAAGTGAAAATTAATCGTGAAAATAAGAATACATCTTTGAATGAACATGCTAATAGTATATATCTAGAAACAAAAACTTTAATGCAAAAAGATATGAATGAAAAAAAGAAGGCATATAAATCCATAGACGGAGTTAAGCTAGAGTCAATATTTCTTTATGGCGATCCCACTAATCATATCATAGATTACTCTAACAATAATAGAGTTGATTTGATAGTTATGGGAAGCAATGGACTGCAGGGTTTAGCTAAAATTAGAGGGCTTGGAAGTGTATCCAGAAAAGTATCAGAAGCAGTTTCTTGCCCTATGACAATAATAAGGTGA
- a CDS encoding uracil-DNA glycosylase, which translates to MIKYINHVGQTKVKRFINENYWAKPLPGYGDSAATLLIIGLAPAAHGGNRTGRIFTGDSSGDWLAKALFETGFANQSTSISKNDGYNLRNAYVTAIVKCAPPKNIPIPTEITNCSQHMKTELKLLEDHLKVIITLGNIAFDSYCKISGLKGLTFGHNLVYPLEGDKKLISSYHPSKRNTNTGTLTWDMWIKVFRIAQSFVNASQK; encoded by the coding sequence TTGATTAAATACATAAACCATGTAGGACAAACAAAAGTAAAGAGGTTTATTAATGAGAACTATTGGGCAAAACCTTTACCAGGCTACGGTGATTCTGCGGCCACCCTTTTAATTATTGGTTTAGCACCTGCAGCTCACGGCGGTAATAGAACAGGCAGAATATTCACTGGAGATAGCTCTGGCGATTGGTTAGCAAAAGCATTATTTGAAACAGGTTTTGCAAATCAATCAACTAGCATATCTAAGAATGATGGATATAATTTAAGGAATGCCTATGTTACAGCGATAGTTAAATGTGCCCCGCCGAAGAATATTCCGATTCCTACGGAGATAACGAATTGTTCTCAACATATGAAGACAGAATTAAAGTTATTAGAAGATCATCTTAAAGTTATTATTACTCTTGGAAATATCGCTTTTGATAGTTATTGTAAAATATCAGGTTTAAAAGGGCTAACCTTTGGTCATAATTTAGTATATCCTTTAGAAGGGGATAAAAAATTAATATCTTCCTATCACCCTAGTAAGAGAAATACAAATACGGGAACCTTAACATGGGATATGTGGATTAAGGTATTCAGAATTGCTCAGTCATTTGTTAATGCATCTCAAAAATAG
- a CDS encoding DUF488 family protein — protein sequence MRLLEDNKIASIADVRRYPGSRVCPQFNKENMIRELLIKSIEYRHIEKLGGRRKQSDKTSVYDNSGWQNKSFKFYKDYVVTSSFKEGIKELLLLLANCDGFLAVMCSEAVPWRCHRRLIADYLIMIEGISVYNIIGNSKRFKPHKVTSFALRQSDDLVVFPN from the coding sequence ATGCGTCTCTTAGAAGATAATAAGATAGCATCAATAGCTGATGTACGTAGGTATCCTGGTTCTCGAGTTTGTCCGCAGTTTAACAAAGAAAATATGATTAGAGAACTTCTGATAAAAAGCATTGAATATAGACATATAGAGAAACTTGGTGGAAGACGAAAACAAAGTGATAAAACATCAGTGTATGATAATAGCGGGTGGCAAAACAAGTCTTTTAAATTCTATAAAGACTATGTGGTAACAAGTTCATTTAAAGAAGGCATAAAAGAATTACTTTTACTTTTAGCAAATTGTGATGGTTTTCTTGCTGTTATGTGTTCAGAAGCAGTGCCATGGCGCTGTCATAGAAGATTAATAGCAGACTATCTAATTATGATTGAAGGTATTTCTGTTTACAATATTATTGGGAACAGCAAACGCTTCAAACCTCATAAAGTAACTTCATTCGCTCTTCGTCAATCAGATGATTTAGTTGTTTTTCCTAATTGA
- a CDS encoding hemerythrin domain-containing protein, whose product MNYKINFDESIPDMIERLKQEHVQFEITLNKITKYNEENNINKAIETINYMSQPIIKHAVEEEARLMRVIMHNAKEESADSIKIMQEHNWVVDFLKHRVSSLENSIYRQQNKQDKQFEQKTRNEINEFVTNLKEHFEEEEQIVFPLALKADLK is encoded by the coding sequence ATGAACTACAAAATAAATTTTGATGAATCCATTCCTGATATGATTGAAAGGCTAAAACAGGAACATGTACAATTTGAAATAACTTTAAACAAAATAACCAAATACAATGAAGAGAATAACATCAACAAGGCAATAGAAACTATAAACTATATGAGCCAACCAATAATAAAACACGCTGTTGAAGAAGAAGCAAGGTTAATGCGAGTAATAATGCATAACGCGAAAGAAGAATCCGCCGATTCTATTAAAATAATGCAGGAGCATAATTGGGTTGTGGATTTTCTAAAACATAGAGTGTCATCTTTAGAAAATAGTATTTACCGACAACAAAACAAACAGGATAAACAATTTGAACAGAAAACTCGGAATGAAATTAATGAATTTGTTACAAATCTAAAGGAGCACTTTGAAGAAGAAGAACAGATTGTTTTTCCACTTGCACTAAAAGCAGATTTGAAGTAA
- a CDS encoding Rieske (2Fe-2S) protein, with protein sequence MMAWINVCKVDILNNDKIVAFDYDDKKILVTIIQGKIYATDRICTHEYADLSTGFLNEEEKTITCPLHFSRFELETGISQNPPAKIPLKIYDSKIEENCIYIFIN encoded by the coding sequence ATGATGGCATGGATAAATGTGTGTAAAGTGGATATTTTAAATAATGATAAGATTGTGGCATTTGATTACGATGATAAAAAGATTCTTGTAACCATCATACAAGGTAAAATTTATGCAACTGATAGAATATGCACTCACGAATATGCTGATCTGTCGACAGGTTTCTTAAATGAAGAGGAAAAAACTATCACCTGTCCACTGCATTTTTCTAGGTTTGAACTAGAAACTGGTATATCACAAAATCCTCCTGCAAAGATTCCTTTAAAAATATATGATAGCAAGATTGAAGAGAATTGTATTTATATTTTTATCAATTAA
- a CDS encoding 4Fe-4S dicluster domain-containing protein, giving the protein MPIDPEFPKNHQIIGKHKNADGRYHFVWGPGRTDAESSENADVQEAYKQRNEEYVGLGVHGTFVALDWDSCIADGACIEACPVQVYQWYRSEQDVPAIEMTNATSEGIGEDRNRDGRKDFTDKSDPIRERDCIWCMACVTVCPTQSIKVDEANLQVHDEMSKSLGETNRQ; this is encoded by the coding sequence ATGCCAATAGATCCAGAATTTCCAAAGAATCACCAAATTATAGGAAAACACAAAAACGCAGATGGGAGATATCATTTTGTTTGGGGCCCAGGAAGAACTGATGCTGAATCCTCTGAAAATGCAGATGTTCAAGAGGCTTATAAGCAAAGAAATGAAGAATATGTAGGTCTAGGAGTGCATGGAACTTTTGTAGCATTAGACTGGGATTCGTGTATCGCTGATGGAGCTTGTATAGAAGCATGTCCTGTTCAGGTATATCAATGGTATAGATCAGAACAAGATGTTCCTGCAATAGAGATGACCAATGCAACAAGTGAAGGAATAGGTGAGGATCGCAATAGAGATGGCAGAAAAGATTTTACAGATAAATCAGACCCAATAAGAGAACGCGACTGCATTTGGTGTATGGCATGTGTAACAGTATGTCCTACTCAATCAATAAAAGTTGATGAAGCAAATTTACAGGTTCATGACGAAATGTCAAAGTCTTTGGGTGAAACAAATAGACAATAA
- a CDS encoding DUF488 domain-containing protein, whose translation MIKIERIYDNPKGKSDEDNSGFRILIDRLWPRGLSKNEVNIDLWIKDVAPSTPLRKWFDHEEKKWDEFKSRYFKELEKCNKSINTILDKVDKGPVIFLYGAKDKKFNNAVALKEYLENIKK comes from the coding sequence TTGATAAAAATCGAAAGAATATATGATAATCCTAAGGGAAAGAGTGATGAAGATAACAGCGGTTTCCGAATTTTAATAGATAGGCTTTGGCCTCGTGGCCTAAGCAAAAATGAGGTAAATATCGATTTGTGGATAAAGGATGTTGCACCAAGTACCCCGTTAAGAAAATGGTTTGATCATGAAGAAAAAAAATGGGATGAATTTAAATCAAGATATTTTAAAGAACTTGAGAAATGTAATAAATCTATAAATACCATTTTAGATAAAGTAGACAAAGGTCCAGTAATTTTCTTATATGGAGCAAAAGACAAAAAATTCAACAATGCAGTTGCATTGAAGGAATATCTCGAGAATATTAAAAAGTAG